The nucleotide window TCACTTCTACCAAAGACAGAAGCAATGGTTCAGGGAAAGCAAGGCAATAAAGGGGGCCCCCGAGGTCCAGACCTCCTGGTGGTTTACCCCCAAATCCCAGTCCCGGgacaaccacactgcttctaatatctTCAGAGATTTGAATAAGAGTTTTAATCAGGGGAGAGCCGTGGTTTCGAAGATGCAAAGTGAGAAGGACTTACTGTGTCTGGGAGAGAGAGGCATGTTGGGATACAGGCGATGCGAGCCTGCTGACGTGGTCAGGCAGGAGAATATATGAGCTGGGGTCAGAGCGCTCATCTCAGCcttcccaaaccccatccttAGGTTAAGGGTAACAATGTTGTTGGATTTTTTGTTACTCCGAATTGAGGGAAAATCCAATTCTTCAACACAGGAGACACGAGACATAACTGTAACTAAAATAGCACTTTATTGAAAAACCCCTTACCCCCAAAAAGCCGCGCAGATGATCATAAAAACAGTTTTTCAGGGAAGCCCATGCCAACAAAGGTCCTCAGTCCGGGCCCCGGTTGGGCTCCCAGTCGGTCAGCGCCCGCCCCGAGGGGAGGAAGTGCCCGTTGGCCCGGACACGTCGAGCCGCACATTGAGGCTCAGCAATGTCCCCCGGTGATGCCGCTCGCCGTTTCGGCCTCCGGACTTCTTCCACACCCACTCGAGCACTAGAACCTCTTGGTCCAGTGGGTCTTGTTGGTCGGTCTGCgttcccctctgctctgcccgcaATCCTTCCCGCTTGGGCTGGGCGGCCTCCTGCAAAGGCTGGGGCCTGTCCCCGGGAGGAGGCCCCCGAGCCGCTTCCCGCAGGCCGGAGCTGCCATGGCCTCCCTCGGCCTGGGTGccagggagcagggccaggacagcGGCCGGGAGGCCCGTGCGGAGGCACAAGTCCCATCCCAGGGAGGAACACAGCCAGTCGCAGCAATGGCTCCCGCCTGGGAACCAGGGCAGCGTGGGAAGCTTCCGCAGGCCGGGCCCGGCATCCCCATGGGCTCGGCGGGCCCTCAGCCCTTCTTCTTCCCCGGCTGATTCTTCccacttctctctgggcctcggctcctccgcctcctccactcCCACCTCTTCCGGGCCCACGGGGTCCTGCTCCTCCGTCTGCGTTCCCTTCTCCTTGCTCCACGCATCCTCAGGAGTTTCTTCTGTCTCCTGCTGGCCCAGCTCGCCACTCACCTCACTGTCCATCTCCTCCGCCCACTCcggctccccctcctccgtctGCGTCCCCTTCTCCTCGGTCTGCCATCCCTCGGGACTTTGTTCTGTCTCCCGGGGGTCCTGCTTGCCGTTCTCTTCCCAATACATTTCCCGCATCCTCTGCAACTCTAGAGCCATTTCCTCCAGTGGGTCAACTACTTCTGTTTGGTTTTCCTCCTCGTCCGTCCACAGTTTCTCCTGCCTTTTCTGACCTTCCCTCTGTCGCCCCAGGTCATCCTGTTTCTGGACCACAGAACTGAGCCTGTCCCCTTCTGCAGGGACCTGAGGCTCTTCCCGCCATCTGGGCTCTTTCAGGccttcctgggcctcagcttctcctTCTGGGGTCCTGTGGCCCTCCCACAGGTCGGGGCTTCCAAAGAGTTGGCGACAGTAGATCCGCCCCACGCAGCAACAGCGTTGCTTGCAGCAGTGCTCCGGGGCTGGAGTGGAGTCACCGAAGATGATGCCACAGAGGTGTCCCTGCGGCGCGGAGATCTTCATGTTTCTATCCGGGTTCCTCTGTACCGGTCCAGGCAGCAACGAATGGCGAACTACCGCGAAGTCCCAACTCTCAGTATTTATGGACCCTCTTCCCGACATCAAGGCTCTTCAGAGAAAGAGGTGTGAATCCGTGTTTCTGTGTCACGCCCTCCTAGTTCGCTGGAATAGAAAGAACGTGTTCCCTCTTCTGGGAAGTTCCATGTGTGAAGGAGTCAGTGTTCTCGCCTTTAACCCATAGGTCATTCTCTCTTGCGTGAGAACTCACTCAACTTCCACCTTTTCTCCACATCTTTTTCCAAGTTTGTGGTGTAATTTGAAAGGACCACTGCCTTACCTAAATTTTTCTACTTTTGACCTGTCTTCTCGTGTCCCAAAAGATGTGCAGGTGCCAGAATACCCCAAACTCTATGTATGtagatatgtatacacatattttCATAGTATTTTAAGATTCCTCTAAATCTTAGTTCGCTGGAATAGAGAGAATGTGTTCCCTCTTCTGGGAAGTTCTATGCATGAAGGAGGCAGACTTCACACCATAGGTCATTCACTCTGGGGTGAGAACTCACCCATCTTCAACCTCTTTTCCAAATCTTTTTCTAAGCTTGTGGTGCAATTTGAAAGGACTATGGCCTTACCTAAATCTTTCTACTTTTGACCTTTCTCGTTTCCCCTCTTCTGTGGAATTGCCAGAATCCCTGGACTCCTTTTctttatgtatatgtatgtatatatacaaatatatatatatgtggataAATATATTTTCACAGTTTATTAAGGTTCTGCTATATATCTCCAAATGCGCACTTTAAGTTTCAAGAGTTGAACAGTGCTCTCCTagaacaaaaataatgatgataatgtttatatttgctaagcgcttactatatgccaagcataaaATAATTTCACTCAAATCATACTCATTATTGATCAAATAAAACTGATGAAATAAAACTCTTTAATTAGAAACTTTTGACTAGAAAAATTGGAAAATGTGTTTTCACAAGGTGAAGAGCGCCTCATGGTTTGCCACTTGAATTGCCAATGAAAGTTATTATAATCCGTtaggtgatttaaaaaaaaacatttaagcTGTAGAGAAGGCAAGAGTTTCAgttgtgaataaatgaatacccacCACATGTTCTAATTCTACAGTGATATATCAGGATTAATTGCCCCAGGACAACCGTTCTTCAGGGTAGGGTAGCAGGAGATTTAGAGGTTCTTATCCCATTTGATACCCCATACTTTCCATTCCACTTTTCATGAAAATACATTTCGCATATAATGCTTGATGTGCTTTTGGGTTTGACTAGTTAGCATATCATGACATTGAGTATCTATGCCATGAGCAAAGGAAGGCCTAATTACTCAACAAACTCTTTAATTAGAAACTTTTGTATAGAAAAACTGGAAAATGTGCTTTCACAAGATGAAGGACACCTCATGGTTTGTCACTTGAATtgctaataaaaattatggtatgcATCAATGGTATGTCTTGTTAAGTAACTAGTACGTAAATACATGACTGGTGAAAATCCATGCATTcaatgtattcattgagcgctgactgtgtgcagagcactgtattaagcgcttggaaagtacaattcggcaacagatagagacaatccatagcATGGAAAAATATAGTCCGTTCTGAAAGTGCTTATAATGTCGATAATCTGATAGGTGATTTCAAAAAGAGTTGAGCTTTAAAAAGGTAAGGTTTCAACTGAGAATAAATGTCCATCATATGTTCTAATGCTACAGAATTCTAATTTAATCGGGATGTTCCGGTGGCTTCCCtccgcaatcatcatcatcaatcgtatttattgagcgcttactatgtgcaaagcactgtactaagcgcttgggaagtacaaattggcaacatatagagacagtccctacccaacattgggctcacagtctaaaaaatccctagagagacacagtccctggtggcAGAAGGGCTGCTGATTGGGAGAGgtctctctcccttgtcctgACTTGACCTGATCCAGGTGCTGAACCTAGGGGATAAGGGACGCAGGTGGGTGGGGCTGGGCATGCAGCCGCAGGCCAGGTCCCCAACTGGAAACATTGCCAACTCCCATTTCATCCATCTCCCGTCTTGGCTTCTCCTCTTTGAATATGGTCCCACCCCCACCAATCATACTCCAGCACCTTTCCTGAGACACAtttcagcatggcttaatggaaagagcacagggcttgggagtcagaagacgtgaattctcatcttggatctaccacttgtctgctgtgtggccttgggtaagtcactttactcatTTGTGCCAAAATTCACTCatttatacaatggggattaaaactgtgagccccacgtgggacaacctgattacactgtatctaccacagcgcttacaacactgcttggcacatagtaagtgcttaacaaataccattatcattattattactgttaccctGGACAAAGGGATAAGGTAGTGGGAGAGGTGACTGAGAAAGGAATGTCAGGGTTTATCGCAAGCCGAGGTGAGGGTGTTCCTTCCCTTTGCTGTCAATCTCTTCCCGGATCGACC belongs to Tachyglossus aculeatus isolate mTacAcu1 chromosome 14, mTacAcu1.pri, whole genome shotgun sequence and includes:
- the LOC119936607 gene encoding uncharacterized protein LOC119936607 codes for the protein MKISAPQGHLCGIIFGDSTPAPEHCCKQRCCCVGRIYCRQLFGSPDLWEGHRTPEGEAEAQEGLKEPRWREEPQVPAEGDRLSSVVQKQDDLGRQREGQKRQEKLWTDEEENQTEVVDPLEEMALELQRMREMYWEENGKQDPRETEQSPEGWQTEEKGTQTEEGEPEWAEEMDSEVSGELGQQETEETPEDAWSKEKGTQTEEQDPVGPEEVGVEEAEEPRPREKWEESAGEEEGLRARRAHGDAGPGLRKLPTLPWFPGGSHCCDWLCSSLGWDLCLRTGLPAAVLALLPGTQAEGGHGSSGLREAARGPPPGDRPQPLQEAAQPKREGLRAEQRGTQTDQQDPLDQEVLVLEWVWKKSGGRNGERHHRGTLLSLNVRLDVSGPTGTSSPRGGR